In the Leptotrichia sp. oral taxon 223 genome, GCAAATATTTATTTTCTTTCTTTTTATCCAAAGAGTCTTTATTGAAATGCACTATTCCCTTTGTTGTTTCAGGATTAAATTCATCCACGTCTATTCCGTTTAAAATACCGTGAATATATTTTCTATTTGTAATCCATTCCAGCCCTTCAGCAAAATATGAGTATTTTATTTCTTGAGCATAAGTCGGACTCACTGTATTTACTACATCTCCATATCCAATTCCAATTTCCATAAAGTTCAAGTCATGTCTGTCATCCATGTAGTAGCCCATTCTTTCAAATGAGTATTTAGAGAATTTTCCTTGATACATCAAATTATGAATCGAATAAACGGTTCTCATATCCCAGTAAAACGGATCATAGTTATATCTGACATTTAAGAAATATGGAACTGGACCAGTTTGCCAGTCGTTACAATGCAAAATGTCCGCCTGCAAGTTAATTTCCTTCAAAAATCTAAGTGCCAATTCTGAAAACATAGCATATTGAACATCCTGATCAAAATCTCCGTAAACATGTCCCCTTTCGTATAACGCTTTATTTTCAATAAAGTAATAATTTATCTTATCATCTGGGTACCTTACTAAATTAAATATATCTCCGTGACTTTCAAGCCTTGCAACCCATTCCAATTTTTCAAGATATTTTAATGGTATTATATCGTATTTAGGCATTATTATAGAAACTTCATGTCCTAACTCCTGCATTTTTTTAGGCAATGCACCCAGAACATCAGCCAGTCCGCCAGATTTATAAAACGGAGCCACTTCAGATGCCAAATATACTATTTTCAAATTAATCACTCCTATTCTTAAAATATTATAGTAAAATATTCAAGTTACCAAGGTACGCACCATCTAAAAACATGCTTAATCCTTAATAACTTGAACTTTTTCTTAAATTTTAGACAATTTTAAGATTTACTAAATTAATAATTCAAAATTGTTCAAAAACATAATCTTTAATTTTTTATGCCAAATTTTAGCCATTCAGACTACCATTTTACAGTTTCTCCAGTTTCAATTAATCTGTTATGTTCATCAAGTTTAACTCCAGATAAAATTCTTACATTTTTACCGATGATTGAACCATCAGGGATAATTACACCCTTACCGATAACTGTTATTCC is a window encoding:
- a CDS encoding glycogen synthase, which produces MKIVYLASEVAPFYKSGGLADVLGALPKKMQELGHEVSIIMPKYDIIPLKYLEKLEWVARLESHGDIFNLVRYPDDKINYYFIENKALYERGHVYGDFDQDVQYAMFSELALRFLKEINLQADILHCNDWQTGPVPYFLNVRYNYDPFYWDMRTVYSIHNLMYQGKFSKYSFERMGYYMDDRHDLNFMEIGIGYGDVVNTVSPTYAQEIKYSYFAEGLEWITNRKYIHGILNGIDVDEFNPETTKGIVHFNKDSLDKKKENKYLLQEKLGLPKSDVALISIVSRLVEGKGLDLVSAALENLLQYDAVQIVILGSGDRFYEDYYNHLAWKYPDKFKVYLGYNGQLANEIYAGSDMFLMPSRYEPCGLSQMIAMRFGTIPIVRETGGLKDSVQPYNIFTDEGNGFSFTNFNADDMLFTIKVAEGIYYDRPDIWEKLVKRNMELDFSWDRSAKEYEKLYELAKSY